In Halovulum dunhuangense, one genomic interval encodes:
- the murD gene encoding UDP-N-acetylmuramoyl-L-alanine--D-glutamate ligase, which yields MIPVRGYDGHKVGVLGLGRSGLATARALRAGGAVPVCWDDSPDARQKAEAEGFETADLNRDASWEGMVALIASPGIPHLYPAPHPIIDRALRLGVAVDNDIGLFFRSFATDDWAELDSVPRVIAVTGSNGKSTTTALIHHCLKAAGIPSQMAGNIGRGVLDLDKPGDGEVVVLELSSYQTELARALAPDIAIFLNLSPDHLDRHGGMGGYFAAKARLFTQGGPERSIIGVDQPEGRFLANQMREVAGNGDPVIRISNTQQIKDGWTVFARKGFIAEWRRGRQVASIDMRAMVTLPGAHNHQNACAAYAALRAVGMGPRQIEEGFASYPGLAHRSQLVAERGGVRFVNDSKATNADAAEKALLAFDRVRWIAGGKPKEGGIAALRPHFGRVAKAYLIGEAAEEFAATLGGTPHEICHDMATAVARAAADAEPGDVVLLAPACASFDQYRSFEVRGDHFVELVHALG from the coding sequence ATGATCCCGGTCAGAGGCTATGACGGGCACAAGGTGGGCGTTCTGGGGCTGGGCCGATCCGGGCTCGCCACGGCGCGGGCGCTGCGCGCGGGCGGCGCGGTGCCGGTCTGCTGGGACGACAGCCCGGACGCACGGCAGAAGGCCGAGGCCGAGGGGTTCGAGACCGCGGACCTGAACCGCGACGCGTCGTGGGAGGGCATGGTCGCGCTGATCGCGAGCCCGGGCATCCCCCATCTCTACCCCGCGCCGCACCCGATCATCGACCGCGCGCTGCGCCTGGGCGTGGCGGTGGACAACGATATCGGGCTTTTCTTCCGTTCCTTCGCCACCGACGACTGGGCAGAACTGGACAGCGTGCCGCGGGTGATCGCCGTGACCGGCTCGAACGGGAAGTCCACCACGACGGCGCTGATCCATCACTGCCTGAAGGCGGCCGGGATCCCCTCGCAGATGGCGGGCAACATCGGCCGCGGGGTGCTGGATCTCGACAAGCCCGGCGATGGCGAGGTGGTGGTGCTGGAGCTTTCCTCATACCAGACCGAACTGGCCCGCGCGCTGGCCCCCGATATCGCGATATTCCTGAACCTCAGCCCCGATCACCTGGACCGGCACGGCGGCATGGGGGGGTATTTTGCGGCCAAGGCGCGGCTTTTCACGCAAGGGGGGCCGGAACGCTCGATCATCGGGGTGGACCAGCCCGAGGGCCGGTTCCTGGCAAACCAGATGCGCGAGGTGGCGGGCAATGGCGATCCGGTGATCCGGATTTCCAACACCCAGCAGATCAAGGATGGCTGGACGGTCTTTGCCCGCAAGGGGTTCATCGCAGAGTGGCGGCGCGGGCGGCAGGTCGCCTCGATCGACATGCGCGCGATGGTGACGTTGCCCGGCGCGCATAACCACCAGAACGCCTGTGCGGCCTATGCGGCACTTCGGGCCGTGGGCATGGGGCCGCGCCAGATCGAGGAAGGTTTCGCCAGCTACCCGGGCCTGGCGCATCGCTCGCAGCTGGTTGCCGAGCGGGGCGGCGTGCGCTTCGTCAACGACAGCAAGGCCACCAATGCGGACGCCGCCGAAAAGGCGCTTCTCGCCTTCGACCGGGTGCGCTGGATCGCCGGGGGCAAGCCCAAGGAGGGCGGGATCGCGGCGCTGCGACCGCATTTCGGCCGTGTCGCCAAGGCGTATCTGATCGGTGAGGCGGCCGAGGAATTCGCCGCGACGCTGGGCGGCACGCCGCACGAGATCTGCCACGACATGGCGACCGCCGTGGCCCGCGCCGCCGCCGATGCCGAACCGGGCGACGTGGTGCTTCTGGCGCCGGCCTGTGCCAGCTTCGACCAGTACCGCAGCTTCGAGGTGCGGGGGGACCACTTCGTGGAACTCGTCCACGCGCTGGGCTGA
- a CDS encoding peptidoglycan D,D-transpeptidase FtsI family protein produces the protein MIRRPLRPLARVIDARAHGENPDLIEAEERAARMRQRHKAERQRAEYRLLMLAAVFVLAFGTVAARMSVLAASDPAEPLAGLSGTQIVAQRADIVDRNGAILATNMQTASLYAQPHLMVDKPAAAAGLARIFPDLDETDLLRRFSGGSKFIWIKRSLSPEQQQAVHDIGEPGLLFGPREMRLYPNGRLAAHILGGYRYGREGVHAAEVIGVAGVEREFDAYLRDPAEEGKPLELSIDLSVQAAVEQVLAGGMRLMNAKGAAAVLMEAKTGQIIAMASLPDFDPNQRPVPPTTGDPSDSPIFNRAAQGVYELGSTFKIFAVAQALELGLYRPESMIDTESPMRWGRFRISDFRNYGDQNTMRDVIVKSSNVGTARIALEIGGERQRAFLEQLGFGEPVPVTLPEAGRTKPLIPARWSEISTMTISYGHGLAATPLHLATAYATVVNGGLRVRPSLLKSTPHPTEADRVLSAATSAEIRSMLREVVTRGTATLADVPGYRVGGKTGTADKPKHTGGYHEDKVIATFASIFPADDPQYVLIVTLDEPEDRTGREPRRTAGWTAAPVGAEIIRRIAPLMNMRPLPKETPETARMVRAGNG, from the coding sequence ATGATCCGCCGCCCGCTGCGCCCACTGGCCCGCGTCATCGACGCGCGTGCCCATGGCGAGAACCCCGACCTGATCGAGGCGGAAGAGCGCGCCGCCCGCATGCGCCAGCGCCACAAGGCGGAACGCCAGCGTGCCGAATACCGGCTGCTGATGCTGGCGGCGGTCTTCGTGCTGGCCTTCGGCACGGTCGCGGCCCGGATGTCGGTGCTGGCGGCCTCGGACCCGGCAGAGCCCCTGGCGGGGCTGAGCGGCACGCAGATCGTGGCGCAGCGGGCCGATATCGTGGATCGCAACGGCGCGATCCTTGCCACCAACATGCAGACCGCCTCGCTTTACGCGCAGCCCCACCTGATGGTGGACAAGCCCGCCGCCGCGGCGGGGCTGGCCCGCATCTTTCCCGATCTGGACGAGACGGACCTGCTGCGCCGCTTCTCGGGCGGATCGAAGTTCATCTGGATCAAGCGTTCGCTTTCGCCCGAGCAGCAGCAGGCCGTGCACGATATCGGCGAGCCGGGGCTTCTGTTCGGCCCGCGCGAAATGCGGCTTTACCCCAACGGACGGCTGGCCGCGCATATCCTGGGCGGCTACCGCTACGGGCGTGAAGGGGTCCACGCGGCCGAGGTGATCGGGGTGGCGGGCGTCGAGCGCGAGTTCGACGCATATCTCCGCGACCCCGCCGAGGAGGGAAAGCCGCTCGAGCTGTCGATCGACCTTTCGGTGCAGGCCGCGGTCGAACAGGTGCTGGCAGGCGGCATGCGGCTGATGAACGCCAAGGGCGCGGCGGCGGTGCTGATGGAGGCGAAGACCGGGCAGATCATCGCCATGGCCTCGCTTCCCGACTTCGACCCGAACCAGCGCCCGGTTCCGCCCACGACGGGTGATCCCTCGGACAGCCCGATCTTCAACCGCGCCGCGCAGGGCGTGTACGAGCTTGGGTCCACCTTCAAGATATTCGCCGTGGCGCAGGCGCTGGAACTGGGCCTCTACCGCCCCGAGTCGATGATCGATACCGAAAGCCCGATGCGCTGGGGCCGGTTCCGGATCAGCGATTTCCGGAATTACGGCGACCAGAACACCATGCGCGACGTGATCGTGAAATCCTCGAACGTCGGCACCGCGCGTATCGCCCTGGAGATCGGCGGCGAGCGGCAGCGCGCCTTCCTGGAGCAGCTGGGCTTCGGCGAGCCGGTTCCCGTCACCCTGCCGGAGGCGGGGCGCACCAAGCCGCTGATCCCGGCGCGCTGGTCGGAAATCTCGACCATGACGATCAGCTACGGCCATGGGCTTGCCGCGACGCCCCTGCATCTGGCCACGGCCTATGCGACGGTCGTCAACGGCGGGCTGCGCGTGCGCCCGAGCCTGCTGAAATCGACGCCACACCCGACCGAGGCCGATCGCGTCCTCTCGGCGGCGACGTCGGCGGAAATCCGCTCCATGCTCCGCGAGGTGGTGACGCGGGGCACGGCGACGCTGGCCGATGTTCCGGGCTACCGGGTCGGGGGCAAGACCGGCACGGCCGACAAGCCCAAGCACACCGGCGGATACCATGAGGACAAGGTGATCGCGACCTTCGCCTCGATCTTTCCCGCCGACGATCCGCAATATGTGCTGATCGTCACCCTGGACGAACCCGAGGATCGCACCGGACGCGAGCCGCGCCGGACCGCCGGCTGGACCGCCGCGCCGGTCGGCGCCGAGATCATCCGCCGGATCGCCCCGTTGATGAACATGCGCCCCTTGCCTAAAGAGACGCCCGAGACGGCCCGGATGGTGCGGGCCGGAAACGGCTGA
- the mraY gene encoding phospho-N-acetylmuramoyl-pentapeptide-transferase: protein MLYFLKFLSDGGDVFNLFNYITFRAGGAFLTALIFGFLFGRPLINFLKLKQKKGQPIRADGPESHLVTKAGTPTMGGLLILSALVISTLLWARLDNGFVWLVLFVTLAFGLIGFADDYSKVTKQNVAGLSGKVRLAIGFVIAALAAIWAMYLHPETLTGQLAFPVFKDALLDLGVLFIPFAMIVIVGAANAVNMTDGLDGLAIMPVMIAGGSFGIIAYVVGRTDFTEYLEVHYVPGTGEIAIFIAALIGGGLGFLWYNAPPAAVFMGDTGSLSLGGALGAIAVATKHEIVLAIIGGLFVVEALSVIVQVAYYKRTKKRIFLMAPIHHHFEKKGWGEAQIVIRFWIISVILALIGLATLKLR from the coding sequence ATGCTGTATTTCCTGAAATTCCTGTCTGACGGCGGCGATGTCTTCAACCTGTTCAACTACATAACCTTCCGCGCCGGCGGTGCCTTTCTCACGGCGCTGATCTTCGGGTTCCTCTTTGGCCGGCCGCTGATCAACTTCCTCAAGCTCAAGCAGAAGAAGGGCCAGCCGATCCGCGCCGACGGACCCGAGAGCCACCTGGTCACCAAGGCCGGCACGCCCACGATGGGCGGGCTGCTGATCCTGTCGGCGCTGGTGATCTCGACTCTCCTGTGGGCGCGGCTCGACAACGGGTTCGTCTGGCTGGTGCTGTTCGTCACGCTGGCCTTCGGGCTGATCGGCTTTGCCGACGACTATTCCAAGGTCACCAAGCAGAATGTCGCGGGGCTTTCGGGCAAGGTGCGCCTGGCGATCGGCTTCGTCATCGCGGCGCTTGCGGCGATATGGGCGATGTATCTGCACCCCGAGACGCTGACCGGGCAGCTGGCCTTTCCGGTGTTCAAGGACGCGCTTCTCGACCTTGGCGTCCTGTTCATACCCTTTGCGATGATCGTGATCGTGGGCGCGGCCAATGCCGTCAACATGACCGACGGGCTGGACGGGCTTGCCATCATGCCGGTGATGATCGCGGGCGGGTCGTTCGGGATCATCGCCTATGTGGTGGGACGGACAGACTTCACCGAATATCTGGAGGTCCACTACGTTCCCGGCACCGGCGAGATCGCGATCTTCATCGCGGCGCTGATCGGGGGCGGGCTGGGGTTCCTGTGGTACAACGCGCCGCCCGCGGCCGTGTTCATGGGCGACACCGGCTCGCTGTCCCTGGGCGGGGCGCTGGGTGCGATCGCGGTGGCGACCAAGCACGAGATCGTGCTCGCCATCATCGGCGGTCTCTTCGTGGTCGAGGCGCTGTCGGTCATCGTCCAGGTCGCCTATTACAAGCGCACGAAGAAACGCATCTTCCTGATGGCGCCGATCCACCATCATTTCGAAAAGAAGGGCTGGGGCGAGGCGCAGATCGTGATCCGGTTCTGGATCATCAGCGTGATCCTTGCCCTGATCGGGCTGGCCACGCTGAAGCTGCGCTGA
- a CDS encoding peptidoglycan glycosyltransferase FtsW, with product MTEMVHGAVAEKPGEPLLPRWWRTVDRWSLGAVLGLFVIGLLLGLAASPPLASRNGLDPFHYVTRQAFFGVIAFAAMIVVSMMSPTEIRRKAVLGFLAATIAVALLPVFGTDFGKGATRWYSLGFASVQPSEFLKPAFVVFSAWLMAASYDLSGPPGRAMSFVVAVILALILALQPDFGQASLILAAWGLMYFVAGASILLLVLCAAGVVGAGLFAYANSEHVARRIDGFLSPDIDPRTQIGFATNAIQEGGFFGVGVGEGTVKWSLPDAHTDFIIAVAAEEFGLLLCLLVIALFAVVVIRSFMRLLGERDPFIRLAGTGLAALFGMQAIINLGVAARLLPAKGMTLPFVSYGGSSIVAAGLAMGMLLALTRHRPQDHLSEIIGRGR from the coding sequence ATGACCGAGATGGTGCATGGCGCGGTCGCCGAGAAGCCGGGCGAGCCGCTGCTGCCGCGTTGGTGGCGCACGGTGGATCGCTGGTCGCTGGGCGCGGTTCTGGGGCTGTTCGTGATCGGGCTGCTCCTGGGTCTGGCCGCCTCGCCGCCGCTGGCCAGCCGCAACGGGCTCGACCCTTTCCACTACGTCACGCGACAGGCCTTTTTCGGGGTGATCGCCTTCGCGGCGATGATCGTCGTCTCGATGATGTCGCCCACGGAAATCCGTCGCAAGGCGGTGCTGGGCTTTCTTGCCGCAACCATCGCCGTGGCGCTGCTGCCCGTGTTCGGCACCGATTTCGGCAAGGGGGCGACGCGCTGGTATTCGCTTGGCTTCGCGAGCGTGCAGCCGTCCGAATTCCTGAAGCCCGCCTTCGTGGTGTTCTCGGCCTGGCTGATGGCTGCGAGCTATGATCTGTCGGGCCCGCCGGGCCGGGCGATGTCCTTCGTGGTCGCTGTCATCCTTGCGCTCATTCTCGCGCTTCAGCCGGATTTCGGGCAGGCGAGCCTGATCCTCGCGGCCTGGGGGCTGATGTATTTCGTGGCCGGCGCCTCGATCCTGCTGCTGGTCCTCTGTGCGGCGGGCGTGGTCGGCGCGGGGCTGTTCGCCTATGCCAATTCCGAACATGTCGCCCGCCGGATCGACGGCTTTCTCAGCCCCGACATCGATCCGCGCACCCAGATCGGCTTTGCCACCAACGCGATCCAGGAGGGCGGCTTCTTCGGCGTGGGCGTGGGCGAGGGAACGGTGAAATGGTCGCTGCCCGATGCGCATACCGATTTCATCATCGCCGTGGCCGCAGAAGAGTTCGGGCTTCTGCTCTGCCTGCTCGTCATCGCGCTGTTCGCGGTGGTGGTGATCCGCTCGTTCATGCGGCTGCTGGGAGAGCGCGACCCCTTCATCCGGCTGGCCGGTACCGGGCTTGCCGCGCTGTTCGGGATGCAGGCGATCATCAACCTGGGCGTCGCGGCACGGCTTCTGCCGGCCAAGGGCATGACGCTGCCCTTCGTCAGCTACGGGGGATCGTCCATCGTGGCGGCGGGGCTCGCGATGGGCATGCTGCTGGCGCTGACCCGGCATCGGCCACAGGATCACCTGTCGGAAATCATCGGACGCGGGCGATGA
- a CDS encoding class I SAM-dependent methyltransferase — MDLRAVYDRQANAWDAARAGSRMEEGWLSRVTRGLCPGAAVLDIGCGSGVPVAAWLAARGFSITGVDFSSAMIGLARKRLPQASWIEADMRSLDLGRRYAAVIAWDSFFHLSAPDQRAMIPIFAAHLSPGGRLLFTSGPDAGQAIGTVGGEPVCHSSLSPEEYRAQLAANGLRVLAFRPEDPDCGGHSVWLAEAESTRGQAAGRARA, encoded by the coding sequence ATGGACCTGCGGGCCGTCTACGACCGGCAGGCAAATGCTTGGGACGCCGCGCGCGCGGGCAGCCGGATGGAGGAAGGCTGGCTTTCCCGCGTTACGCGGGGGCTGTGCCCCGGGGCGGCCGTGCTCGATATCGGTTGCGGCAGCGGCGTGCCCGTGGCGGCGTGGCTTGCCGCGCGGGGGTTTTCCATCACCGGCGTCGATTTCTCGTCCGCGATGATCGGGCTCGCCCGCAAACGCCTGCCGCAGGCCAGCTGGATCGAGGCCGACATGCGGTCGCTCGACCTGGGGCGGCGCTATGCGGCGGTGATCGCGTGGGACAGCTTCTTCCACCTGTCCGCGCCAGACCAGCGGGCGATGATCCCGATCTTCGCGGCGCATCTGTCGCCTGGCGGGCGGCTGCTGTTCACCAGCGGCCCCGATGCCGGGCAGGCGATCGGCACCGTGGGAGGAGAGCCGGTCTGCCACAGCTCGCTTTCGCCGGAGGAATATCGCGCGCAGCTGGCTGCAAACGGGTTGCGCGTCCTCGCCTTCCGGCCCGAGGATCCCGATTGCGGCGGTCACAGCGTGTGGCTGGCCGAAGCGGAGAGCACACGCGGCCAGGCGGCAGGCCGCGCCCGCGCGTGA
- a CDS encoding polysaccharide pyruvyl transferase family protein — protein sequence MRVVLLWSMADPGLYSNAPFDRLYAGIGHNNGNLAFVAGASVTLPDIVSILPWHTAPEQINAEADLVVLPCANQLGAHTDLGAMAELLGRIDVPVVALGLGAQTMSRDEDVTLTPGTAAWLDVLIANGRRFGRNNIYTRGPYATEQIRKLTGAEVVTGSCPSQFIELAPGLGRRIESRWQALDLPRSIAVAGGHQAWDKVRVIEQQLVAMMMDPVHPGVYVPQSMGDMIRISRDLLHEVEPDVRERIRRHLMPHYTPELFAAWCNAYARSFYDVPAWMDELRRHDLTIGPRYHGAALAIQAGRMACTITIDSRTEELCRQTDVPHLRAEDMTGPLTRSTLQKLIRFDGAAFDAGRQARAATYLAFLRENGLRPADGLVALAAETEATGAIAAE from the coding sequence ATGCGTGTCGTACTGCTTTGGTCCATGGCCGACCCGGGTCTCTATTCCAACGCCCCGTTCGACCGGCTTTATGCCGGCATCGGCCATAACAACGGCAACCTGGCTTTCGTCGCGGGCGCCAGCGTCACGCTGCCGGACATCGTCTCGATTCTTCCGTGGCATACGGCGCCGGAGCAGATCAACGCAGAGGCGGACCTGGTCGTCCTGCCCTGCGCGAACCAGCTCGGCGCGCATACCGACCTCGGTGCGATGGCAGAGTTGCTGGGCCGGATCGACGTGCCGGTGGTCGCTCTGGGGCTTGGCGCGCAGACCATGTCACGGGACGAGGACGTGACCCTGACACCGGGAACCGCCGCCTGGCTTGACGTGCTGATCGCCAACGGGCGGCGCTTCGGGCGCAACAACATCTACACCCGCGGACCGTATGCCACCGAACAGATCCGCAAGCTGACCGGGGCAGAAGTGGTGACGGGGTCCTGTCCGTCCCAATTCATCGAGCTTGCCCCCGGGCTGGGACGCCGGATCGAGTCGCGCTGGCAGGCCCTCGACCTGCCCCGTTCGATCGCGGTGGCGGGCGGACACCAGGCCTGGGACAAGGTGCGCGTGATCGAGCAGCAGCTTGTCGCGATGATGATGGATCCGGTGCATCCCGGCGTCTATGTCCCGCAGTCCATGGGCGACATGATCCGCATCTCGCGCGATCTGCTGCACGAGGTGGAACCGGACGTGCGCGAGCGGATCCGCCGGCACCTGATGCCCCACTACACGCCCGAACTGTTCGCGGCCTGGTGCAACGCCTATGCGCGCAGCTTCTACGACGTGCCGGCCTGGATGGACGAGTTGCGCCGCCACGACCTGACCATCGGCCCGCGCTATCACGGCGCGGCGCTGGCCATCCAGGCCGGGCGCATGGCCTGCACCATAACCATCGACAGCCGGACCGAGGAATTGTGCCGCCAGACCGACGTTCCGCATCTGCGGGCCGAGGACATGACCGGACCGCTTACCCGCAGCACGCTGCAAAAGCTGATCCGGTTCGACGGGGCGGCCTTCGATGCGGGCAGGCAGGCGCGCGCGGCGACCTACCTTGCCTTTCTGCGCGAAAATGGCCTGCGGCCTGCGGATGGCCTTGTCGCGCTGGCAGCAGAAACCGAAGCAACCGGCGCGATTGCCGCGGAATAG
- a CDS encoding UDP-N-acetylmuramoyl-L-alanyl-D-glutamate--2,6-diaminopimelate ligase — protein MGEGTERVREIEALGILTGARRAGDWSGAGGITGLSVDSRKTLPGHLFAALPGTRMHGAEFIPYAIRMGAAAILTDEAGLALAEAEAPLALPVIVHRDPRLALARAAAAWYGAQPETMVAVTGTNGKTSVASFTRQIWEHLGVRAVNFGTTGVEGALARPLTHTTPEPLTLHRLLAELADEGITHAAMEASSHGLAQRRLDGVRLRAAGFTNITRDHLDYHPTFADYLEAKSGLFTRVLPKDGVAVLNIDDPAGRVLAEQLAARGQRVIRVGADEGADLRILGTRFDATGQDLRFSWQGAAHVVRLGLIGGFQGANALVSAGLAIGCGAEPGDVFAALPALRTVRGRMERAAVRRNGAAIYVDYAHTPDALATALRAMRPHVMGRLIVVFGAGGDRDPGKRPMMGQAARENADLVYVTDDNPRSEDPATIRKAIMEAVPEGNEIGDRAAAILAAVDALQPGDTLLIAGKGHETGQIVGDDVLPFDDAEQASIAVAALEGRLA, from the coding sequence ATGGGCGAGGGAACCGAACGGGTACGCGAGATCGAGGCGCTGGGCATCCTGACCGGCGCCCGGCGCGCCGGCGACTGGTCCGGCGCGGGCGGGATCACCGGCCTGTCGGTGGACAGCCGCAAGACCCTGCCGGGCCACCTGTTCGCGGCGCTGCCGGGAACCAGGATGCACGGCGCGGAGTTCATTCCCTACGCGATCCGCATGGGCGCCGCGGCGATCCTGACCGACGAGGCGGGCCTGGCGCTGGCCGAGGCCGAGGCGCCCCTTGCGCTGCCGGTCATCGTCCATCGCGACCCGCGGCTTGCACTCGCGCGGGCCGCCGCCGCCTGGTACGGCGCCCAGCCCGAGACGATGGTTGCGGTGACGGGGACCAACGGCAAGACCTCTGTCGCCAGCTTCACCCGCCAGATCTGGGAACATCTGGGCGTCCGCGCGGTCAATTTCGGCACCACGGGGGTCGAGGGGGCGTTGGCGCGGCCCCTGACGCACACCACGCCCGAGCCGCTGACATTGCACAGGCTTCTGGCCGAGCTTGCGGACGAGGGGATCACCCATGCCGCGATGGAGGCGTCCTCGCACGGGCTGGCGCAGCGCCGGCTGGACGGGGTGCGGCTGCGGGCTGCGGGTTTCACGAACATCACCCGCGACCACCTCGATTACCATCCGACCTTTGCCGACTACCTCGAGGCGAAGTCGGGGCTGTTTACCCGGGTGCTGCCGAAGGACGGGGTCGCGGTCCTCAACATCGACGATCCCGCCGGGCGCGTGCTGGCAGAGCAACTTGCGGCGCGCGGGCAACGCGTGATCCGCGTGGGCGCCGACGAGGGGGCCGACCTGCGTATCCTCGGCACCCGGTTCGACGCGACCGGACAGGATCTGCGGTTTTCCTGGCAGGGGGCCGCGCATGTCGTCCGCCTGGGCCTGATCGGTGGCTTCCAGGGGGCGAACGCGCTTGTCTCGGCTGGGCTCGCCATCGGCTGCGGGGCAGAGCCCGGCGACGTGTTCGCGGCCCTCCCCGCACTCAGGACCGTGCGCGGCCGGATGGAGCGGGCGGCGGTGCGCAGGAACGGCGCTGCGATCTATGTCGATTACGCCCATACCCCCGATGCGCTGGCGACCGCGCTCCGGGCGATGCGCCCGCATGTCATGGGGCGGCTGATCGTCGTGTTCGGTGCGGGCGGTGATCGCGACCCGGGCAAGCGCCCGATGATGGGGCAGGCCGCGCGCGAGAATGCCGACCTGGTCTATGTGACCGACGACAACCCGCGCAGCGAGGATCCCGCCACCATCCGCAAGGCGATCATGGAAGCGGTGCCCGAGGGCAACGAGATCGGCGACCGCGCCGCCGCGATCCTGGCGGCGGTGGACGCGCTTCAGCCCGGGGACACGCTGCTGATCGCGGGCAAGGGGCACGAGACGGGCCAGATCGTCGGCGACGACGTGTTGCCCTTCGACGATGCCGAGCAGGCCAGCATCGCGGTGGCAGCCCTGGAAGGGCGGCTCGCATGA
- a CDS encoding UDP-N-acetylmuramoyl-tripeptide--D-alanyl-D-alanine ligase, whose amino-acid sequence MSPLWTAAEAAAATHGQRLGRDWVASGISIDTRTLQPGDLFVALRDVRDGHDFVAQAFEKGAAAALVSRRPDGVAADAPLLVVGDTLAGLRGLAARARARCRARVVAVTGSVGKTSSKEMLRTALSAQGPTHASEKSYNNHWGVPLTLARMPRATRFAVIEIGMNAPREIAPLSRLAQPHVGLITTVAPVHLAAFGTVEGIAAEKGSLAEGVVEGGRMVLPRDIATWPVVAAAARRAGLSITTFGREAGADYRLEEVHMTEAATTAKATCRGRPLMFRLDQPGQHLAGNALGVLAAVEALGADLGKAALELASWCAPEGRGARWEIALGPGGLDGSVRLIDESYNANPAAMAAAFEVFALTHPQDGLGRVSRGRRIAFLTDMLELGEDAPAMHAALADLPTMESVTLVHCAGPLMKALHHALPERRRGQWYESAAELAARVPRLVDAGDVVMCKGSNGSKASLLAEAVRNLGAARPLDGQGAD is encoded by the coding sequence ATGAGCCCGCTCTGGACCGCGGCCGAGGCCGCCGCCGCGACCCATGGTCAGCGCCTGGGCCGCGACTGGGTGGCCAGCGGCATTTCCATCGACACCCGCACGCTGCAGCCGGGCGATCTGTTCGTGGCGCTGCGCGATGTCCGTGATGGCCATGATTTCGTGGCGCAGGCCTTCGAGAAGGGGGCCGCGGCGGCATTGGTCAGCCGCAGGCCGGACGGCGTGGCCGCGGACGCGCCCCTGCTTGTGGTGGGGGACACCCTGGCCGGTCTGCGCGGGCTTGCCGCGCGGGCGCGGGCGCGCTGCCGGGCCCGGGTCGTGGCCGTGACGGGCTCGGTCGGCAAGACCTCCAGCAAGGAGATGCTGCGCACTGCCTTGTCCGCGCAGGGACCCACCCATGCCTCGGAGAAAAGCTACAACAACCACTGGGGCGTGCCGCTGACACTGGCGCGGATGCCGCGTGCGACGCGCTTTGCCGTCATCGAGATCGGCATGAACGCCCCGCGCGAGATCGCGCCGCTCTCGCGCCTTGCGCAGCCGCATGTGGGTCTGATCACCACCGTGGCGCCAGTGCATCTTGCGGCATTCGGGACAGTCGAGGGGATCGCCGCCGAAAAGGGCTCGCTTGCCGAGGGCGTGGTCGAGGGTGGGCGCATGGTCCTGCCGCGCGACATCGCCACCTGGCCAGTTGTGGCTGCCGCCGCGCGCCGGGCGGGGCTGTCGATCACCACCTTCGGGCGTGAGGCCGGGGCCGACTACCGGCTGGAAGAGGTCCACATGACCGAGGCCGCCACGACGGCCAAGGCCACCTGCCGGGGCCGTCCGCTGATGTTCCGGCTGGACCAGCCGGGGCAGCACCTGGCCGGAAACGCGTTGGGCGTGCTGGCCGCGGTGGAGGCGCTGGGCGCCGATCTGGGCAAGGCGGCGCTGGAACTGGCCAGCTGGTGTGCCCCCGAGGGGCGTGGCGCGCGCTGGGAAATCGCGCTGGGCCCGGGCGGGCTGGACGGGTCGGTCCGGCTGATCGACGAAAGCTACAACGCGAACCCCGCCGCGATGGCGGCCGCCTTCGAGGTGTTCGCCCTGACCCATCCGCAGGACGGGCTTGGCCGTGTCTCTCGCGGGCGGCGGATCGCGTTTCTGACCGACATGCTCGAACTGGGCGAGGATGCGCCGGCGATGCACGCAGCCCTCGCCGATCTGCCGACGATGGAGTCGGTGACGCTTGTCCATTGCGCGGGGCCGCTGATGAAGGCGCTGCACCACGCGCTGCCCGAGCGGCGGCGCGGCCAGTGGTACGAGAGTGCGGCAGAGCTTGCGGCGCGCGTGCCGCGGCTGGTAGACGCCGGCGATGTCGTGATGTGCAAGGGCTCGAACGGCTCGAAGGCCAGCCTTCTGGCAGAAGCCGTGCGCAATCTGGGCGCGGCGCGCCCGCTGGACGGGCAAGGAGCGGACTGA